From Streptomyces durmitorensis, a single genomic window includes:
- a CDS encoding AIM24 family protein: MQSPLFAHTEQQTQERYTVQNPQLLRVALQGHDDILARKGAMVAYQGLMEFDAEYQSQGNQRARAHTGEGLDLMRCHGQGTVYLANLAQYIHVVDVDQDGLTVDSSYVLALDSSLTHQVIAVDSQYGISGSGKYQLNITGRGKVALMTSGQPLMLQVTPDQYVNADADAIVAWSNGLRVQMQAQTHASGVWRRRGNTGEGWELSFMGQGYALVQPSELLPPQNAVLGQGARAQYGMGQQGARGQNQGNVWS; this comes from the coding sequence ATGCAGAGCCCACTTTTCGCGCACACCGAGCAGCAGACTCAGGAGCGCTACACCGTCCAGAACCCGCAGCTGCTGCGGGTCGCCCTCCAGGGCCACGACGACATCCTGGCCCGCAAGGGCGCCATGGTCGCCTACCAGGGTCTGATGGAGTTCGACGCCGAGTACCAGAGCCAGGGCAACCAGCGGGCCCGCGCGCACACCGGCGAAGGCCTCGACCTGATGCGCTGCCACGGTCAGGGCACGGTCTATCTCGCCAACCTCGCCCAGTACATCCACGTGGTGGATGTTGACCAGGACGGTCTGACCGTGGACAGCAGCTATGTCCTCGCGCTCGACTCGTCGCTGACCCATCAGGTCATCGCCGTCGACAGCCAGTACGGCATCTCCGGGTCCGGCAAGTACCAGCTCAACATCACGGGTCGCGGCAAGGTCGCCCTGATGACCTCGGGCCAGCCGCTGATGCTCCAGGTCACGCCGGACCAGTACGTGAACGCCGACGCCGACGCGATCGTCGCCTGGTCGAACGGCCTGCGGGTGCAGATGCAGGCCCAGACGCACGCGTCGGGCGTGTGGCGGCGCCGCGGCAACACCGGTGAGGGCTGGGAGCTCAGCTTCATGGGCCAGGGCTACGCCCTCGTCCAGCCGAGCGAGTTGCTGCCGCCGCAGAACGCGGTCCTCGGGCAGGGCGCCAGGGCTCAGTACGGCATGGGCCAGCAGGGCGCTCGGGGGCAGAACCAGGGCAACGTCTGGAGCTGA
- a CDS encoding ThiF family adenylyltransferase: MHPILKPALRRGWRDLNTIQFGVAPAHALVLGPVDTATGSFLQLLDGTRGLPLLRDEGKRMGLPDGHVDQLVRRLSRAGLLDDATGGGAAADALRKRVAAMDRLRPDLASLSVVTPGPGDGMRRLAARRAMRVQVRGAGRVGAVVASVLSGAGVGQVDVMEGGVVEPWDVAPGGLPADAVGDRRDAAAQRVVRQAAPDRPPRRGRREAGTQGEAEPGLSLVIIAPRDGLDAHAPDPVTAEPLVSSGTPHLYAGVIEGTGVVGPLVLPGATACAGCLALDRADRDPTWPRMLAQWRSGRARHVTACDLALSTTVAGLAAAHALAFLDGAEPVSAGVRWEASAPGFDWHARPVPPHLTCPCGAGVMDNREHPAGDEEPHDTMAG, translated from the coding sequence ATGCATCCGATCTTGAAACCGGCATTGCGGCGCGGCTGGCGCGATCTGAACACGATCCAGTTCGGCGTGGCGCCCGCCCATGCCCTGGTGCTCGGGCCGGTGGACACGGCGACGGGCAGCTTTCTCCAGCTCCTGGACGGGACACGCGGGCTGCCGCTCCTGCGCGACGAGGGCAAGCGGATGGGCCTGCCCGACGGTCACGTGGACCAGCTGGTGCGGCGGCTGTCCAGGGCCGGGCTCCTGGACGACGCGACGGGCGGCGGCGCGGCGGCCGACGCCCTGCGCAAGCGGGTCGCGGCCATGGACCGGCTGCGTCCGGATCTGGCCTCCCTGTCCGTCGTGACTCCCGGGCCGGGTGACGGGATGAGGAGACTGGCGGCGCGCCGCGCGATGCGGGTGCAGGTGCGGGGAGCGGGCCGGGTGGGGGCGGTGGTGGCCTCGGTCCTGTCCGGGGCGGGCGTGGGGCAGGTCGATGTGATGGAGGGCGGAGTCGTCGAGCCCTGGGACGTGGCGCCGGGCGGTCTGCCCGCCGACGCGGTCGGCGACCGCAGGGACGCGGCGGCGCAGCGGGTCGTGCGGCAAGCGGCTCCGGACAGGCCTCCTCGTCGGGGCCGGAGGGAGGCGGGGACGCAGGGGGAAGCGGAGCCGGGTCTCTCCCTCGTGATCATCGCCCCGCGGGACGGGCTCGACGCCCACGCCCCCGACCCGGTCACCGCCGAGCCGCTCGTCTCGTCGGGGACACCTCATCTCTATGCGGGCGTGATCGAAGGAACCGGCGTGGTGGGGCCGCTCGTCCTGCCGGGGGCGACAGCCTGCGCGGGCTGTCTGGCGCTTGACCGCGCGGATCGGGATCCCACCTGGCCACGCATGCTGGCGCAGTGGCGTTCGGGACGTGCGCGCCATGTCACCGCGTGCGACCTGGCGCTGTCGACCACGGTCGCGGGCCTTGCCGCCGCGCATGCCCTGGCCTTCCTCGACGGGGCGGAGCCGGTGAGCGCGGGGGTCCGCTGGGAGGCGTCCGCGCCCGGATTCGACTGGCATGCACGGCCGGTGCCACCGCATCTCACGTGCCCATGCGGGGCGGGTGTGATGGATAACAGGGAACACCCCGCCGGGGACGAGGAGCCGCACGACACAATGGCCGGGTAA
- a CDS encoding TerD family protein: MAREFQRGHKAKISDLTAGTDLYVGVQISAPGLSFDISCFGLDADERLSDDSYFIFFNQPKSPEESIQLLGAQAGDTESFRVTLDRIPSRIKKLSFTATIDGAGQMSQVAPGYIRIVAGGEEVARYSFNGAEFSTERAVMLGDFYLKDVWRFAAIGQGFDGGLDALLKNFGGEVAEEEPAPQAPQATGAPSFAPPGQAAAPPAFGAPAAPAQTPAPAPAPAPAPAPAPAPAQNFAPPQGATPPPAPAPVDPSVHAAQTIVAPMNQPQGGTMPPPPAPAPYGQPGQPGQQPPQQPQFGQVPGQSAPPPPGYGQQPSAPMPPGYGQQPGQQPPGQFPGQPAAPSPYGAGLPQGSPQGGGVAAALAAYREAPTGQRWTQQNEKMVRVDLGVSEQAVLARQGSMVLYQGKVEFSYKGAGFAGRVVGNATGQEMQLMRCSGRGQVFLAEQATHLHPIELQGDAICVSAENVLAFDETLQHEVRRIEGHGIPGGALFVMQFQGSGTVIVKTHGVPVVLPVTPTTFADCQSVVAWSAAAQAIVSSQVRVRSNAYAGSTGESVNLQFRGAPGNFIIVQPYEV, from the coding sequence ATGGCCAGGGAATTCCAACGCGGCCACAAGGCCAAGATCAGTGACCTCACCGCGGGCACCGATCTGTACGTAGGCGTGCAGATCTCCGCCCCCGGACTGAGCTTCGACATCAGCTGCTTCGGCCTGGACGCGGACGAGCGCCTCTCGGACGACAGTTACTTCATCTTCTTCAACCAGCCGAAGTCGCCCGAGGAGTCCATCCAGCTCCTCGGCGCGCAGGCCGGTGACACGGAGTCCTTCCGGGTCACGCTCGACCGGATCCCGTCCCGGATCAAGAAGCTGTCGTTCACCGCGACGATCGACGGCGCCGGGCAGATGTCGCAGGTCGCACCCGGCTACATCCGGATCGTCGCGGGCGGCGAGGAAGTGGCCCGCTACTCGTTCAACGGCGCGGAGTTCTCCACGGAACGTGCCGTGATGCTGGGCGACTTCTATCTGAAGGACGTCTGGCGGTTCGCCGCGATCGGTCAGGGCTTCGACGGCGGTCTCGACGCGCTCCTGAAGAACTTCGGCGGCGAGGTCGCCGAGGAGGAGCCCGCGCCGCAGGCACCGCAGGCCACCGGCGCCCCGTCCTTCGCCCCGCCCGGACAGGCCGCCGCGCCGCCCGCGTTCGGCGCCCCCGCGGCACCCGCGCAGACCCCGGCACCGGCCCCCGCGCCCGCTCCGGCCCCCGCGCCCGCCCCTGCTCCGGCCCAGAATTTCGCGCCGCCGCAGGGTGCCACTCCGCCGCCCGCCCCTGCTCCCGTGGACCCGTCGGTGCACGCGGCGCAGACCATCGTGGCGCCGATGAACCAGCCGCAGGGCGGCACGATGCCGCCCCCGCCGGCCCCCGCGCCGTACGGACAGCCGGGACAGCCCGGCCAGCAGCCGCCGCAGCAGCCGCAGTTCGGCCAGGTCCCCGGCCAGTCGGCGCCCCCGCCGCCCGGTTACGGCCAGCAGCCCAGCGCCCCGATGCCTCCCGGCTACGGCCAGCAGCCCGGCCAGCAGCCTCCCGGCCAGTTCCCCGGTCAGCCCGCCGCCCCGTCCCCGTACGGAGCTGGCCTCCCCCAGGGTTCTCCGCAGGGCGGCGGTGTGGCCGCGGCCCTCGCCGCGTACCGCGAGGCCCCCACCGGGCAGCGCTGGACGCAGCAGAACGAGAAGATGGTCCGCGTCGACCTCGGCGTCAGTGAGCAGGCCGTGCTCGCCCGGCAGGGCAGCATGGTGCTCTACCAGGGCAAGGTCGAGTTCAGCTACAAGGGCGCGGGCTTCGCGGGCCGCGTCGTGGGCAACGCGACCGGCCAGGAGATGCAGCTGATGCGCTGCTCCGGCCGAGGCCAGGTCTTCCTCGCCGAGCAAGCCACGCATCTGCACCCCATCGAGCTCCAGGGTGACGCGATCTGTGTCTCCGCGGAGAACGTCCTCGCGTTCGACGAGACGCTCCAGCACGAGGTGCGCAGGATCGAGGGGCACGGCATCCCCGGTGGCGCGCTGTTCGTGATGCAGTTCCAGGGCAGCGGCACGGTCATCGTCAAGACGCACGGTGTGCCCGTCGTCCTGCCCGTCACGCCGACGACGTTCGCCGACTGCCAGTCCGTGGTCGCCTGGTCGGCGGCGGCCCAGGCGATCGTCTCCAGCCAGGTGCGAGTGCGCAGCAACGCGTACGCGGGCTCCACGGGGGAGAGCGTGAACCTCCAGTTCCGGGGCGCTCCCGGCAACTTCATCATCGTCCAGCCGTACGAGGTCTGA
- a CDS encoding SDR family oxidoreductase: MSSPDPQVRAARNLSTPAPVRGPVVAVTGAASGVGALLTERLAASEEIKQVVAIDERRGECAQAQWHILDVRDPAIAEKLRGVDVVVHLALDLDLETDAAARTAYNVRGTQTVLTAAAAAGVHRVVLCTSAMVYGALSDNELPLSEDSELRATAEATGVGDLLEVERLARRAPRAHPGLNVTVVRPAVLVGGTDTALTRYFESPRLLVVAGSRPAWQFCHVEDLCSALEYAVLEKVDGELAVGCDGWLEQEEVEELSEIRRMELPSTVALGAAARLHRIGLTPSPAGDLAYTMYPWVVSVSRLHDAGWRPQWTNEEVLAELLEEVAGRRTVAGRRLGRKDATAAGAAGATVALLGAAAVVRRARKARRRI; this comes from the coding sequence GTGAGTTCCCCAGATCCACAGGTTCGCGCAGCGCGAAACCTTTCTACCCCGGCCCCCGTACGCGGGCCCGTGGTCGCCGTCACCGGCGCCGCGTCCGGCGTGGGCGCGCTGCTGACCGAGCGCCTGGCCGCGTCCGAGGAGATCAAGCAGGTCGTTGCCATCGACGAGCGGCGGGGCGAGTGCGCCCAGGCCCAGTGGCACATCCTGGACGTCAGGGATCCGGCCATCGCCGAGAAGCTGCGGGGCGTGGACGTCGTGGTCCACCTCGCGCTCGATCTCGACCTGGAGACGGACGCCGCCGCCCGTACGGCGTACAACGTACGCGGCACGCAGACCGTGCTGACGGCCGCCGCGGCGGCCGGTGTCCACCGCGTCGTGCTCTGCACGTCGGCGATGGTCTACGGAGCCCTGTCCGACAACGAACTGCCCCTCTCCGAAGACTCCGAACTGCGCGCCACCGCGGAGGCGACCGGCGTCGGTGACCTCCTGGAGGTCGAGCGGCTCGCCCGGCGCGCTCCCCGTGCGCACCCGGGCCTGAACGTCACCGTGGTGCGGCCCGCGGTCCTGGTGGGCGGCACGGACACCGCGCTCACGCGGTACTTCGAGTCGCCCAGGCTGCTCGTGGTGGCGGGCTCGCGTCCGGCCTGGCAGTTCTGCCACGTCGAGGACCTGTGCAGCGCCCTGGAGTACGCCGTCCTGGAGAAGGTCGACGGGGAGCTGGCCGTCGGCTGCGACGGATGGCTGGAGCAGGAGGAGGTCGAGGAGCTCAGCGAGATCCGCCGCATGGAGCTGCCCTCCACGGTGGCCCTCGGTGCGGCGGCCCGGCTGCACCGGATCGGTCTCACTCCGTCCCCGGCCGGTGACCTCGCGTACACGATGTACCCGTGGGTGGTCAGCGTCAGCAGGCTGCACGACGCGGGATGGCGGCCGCAGTGGACCAACGAGGAGGTCCTCGCGGAGCTGCTCGAAGAGGTCGCCGGGCGCCGGACCGTGGCGGGACGCAGGCTCGGGCGCAAGGACGCGACGGCCGCGGGTGCCGCCGGTGCGACGGTCGCGCTCCTCGGCGCGGCGGCGGTGGTGCGGCGCGCGCGGAAGGCACGCCGCCGGATCTGA
- a CDS encoding zinc-dependent metalloprotease: MSDTPFGFGLPPEEPENGDEGKKKDSPGGGQGAGGGPGNPFGFGGLPGAGGPGGQGGDNPFAAMFGSMNPNDLGAAFQQLGQMLSYEGGPVNWDMAKDIARQTVSQGTPDGTKDASVGPTERGAVEEAIRLADLWLDDATSLPSGSGVAVAWSRAEWVEATLPVWKELVDPVAERVGLAMGDVLPEEMQAMAGPLIGMMRSMGGAMFGQQIGQAVGVLAGEVVGSTDIGLPLGPAGKAALLPVNVEAFGKDLGVPQEEVRLYLALREAAHQRLFAHVPWLRSHLFGAVEGYARGIKVDTAKLEDVVGQLDPQNPEQLQEALQQGMFQPEDTPAQKAALARLETALALVEGWVDAVVHAAAKPRLTSADALRETLRRRRATGGPAEQTFATLIGLELRPRRLRDASRLWASLTDARGVDGRDGLWAHPDMLPTASDLDDPDGFVHHEPVDFSELDKMLGEAAGGGSAKPDLKKDPESDGDTKGEDKGDSDK; the protein is encoded by the coding sequence GTGAGTGACACCCCATTCGGATTCGGCCTTCCGCCGGAGGAGCCGGAGAACGGCGACGAGGGCAAGAAGAAGGACAGCCCCGGAGGGGGACAGGGTGCAGGTGGTGGCCCTGGGAACCCGTTCGGCTTCGGCGGCCTGCCCGGCGCGGGCGGTCCCGGCGGCCAGGGCGGTGACAATCCCTTCGCCGCGATGTTCGGCTCGATGAACCCGAACGACCTGGGCGCCGCCTTCCAGCAGCTCGGCCAGATGCTCTCGTACGAGGGCGGCCCGGTGAACTGGGACATGGCCAAGGACATCGCCCGCCAGACCGTCTCCCAGGGCACGCCCGACGGCACCAAGGACGCGAGCGTCGGTCCCACGGAGCGCGGCGCGGTCGAGGAGGCCATCCGCCTGGCCGACCTGTGGCTCGACGACGCGACGTCGCTGCCCTCAGGATCCGGCGTGGCCGTGGCCTGGAGCCGCGCCGAGTGGGTCGAGGCGACCCTTCCGGTGTGGAAGGAGCTGGTCGATCCGGTCGCCGAGCGCGTCGGCCTCGCCATGGGTGACGTGCTGCCCGAGGAGATGCAGGCCATGGCGGGCCCGCTGATCGGGATGATGCGCTCCATGGGCGGCGCCATGTTCGGCCAGCAGATCGGCCAGGCCGTGGGCGTGCTCGCGGGCGAGGTCGTCGGCTCCACGGACATCGGCCTGCCGCTCGGCCCGGCCGGCAAGGCCGCCCTGCTCCCGGTGAACGTCGAGGCCTTCGGCAAGGACCTGGGCGTCCCGCAGGAGGAGGTCCGGCTCTACCTCGCGCTGCGCGAGGCCGCCCACCAGCGCCTCTTCGCCCACGTGCCGTGGCTGCGCTCGCATCTGTTCGGCGCGGTCGAGGGGTACGCCCGCGGCATCAAGGTCGACACGGCCAAGCTGGAGGACGTGGTCGGCCAGCTCGACCCGCAGAATCCCGAGCAGCTGCAGGAGGCGCTCCAGCAGGGCATGTTCCAGCCGGAGGACACTCCCGCGCAGAAGGCCGCCCTGGCCCGCCTGGAGACGGCTCTCGCGCTCGTCGAGGGCTGGGTGGACGCGGTCGTGCACGCGGCGGCCAAGCCCCGCCTGACGTCCGCCGACGCCCTCCGCGAGACGCTGCGCCGCCGCCGCGCGACGGGCGGCCCCGCCGAGCAGACCTTCGCCACGCTCATCGGCCTCGAGCTGCGCCCGCGCAGGCTGCGGGACGCCTCGCGCCTGTGGGCCTCGCTCACGGACGCGCGTGGTGTGGACGGACGTGACGGCCTGTGGGCACACCCGGACATGCTGCCGACGGCATCGGACCTGGACGACCCGGACGGCTTCGTGCACCACGAGCCGGTGGACTTCTCCGAGCTGGACAAGATGCTCGGCGAGGCGGCGGGCGGCGGTTCCGCCAAGCCGGACCTCAAGAAGGACCCCGAAAGCGACGGCGACACCAAGGGCGAGGACAAGGGCGACAGCGACAAGTGA
- a CDS encoding NUDIX hydrolase, whose protein sequence is MSLHDDAVLVLKGYEDATQEELRQYYLDHLAAHADDGMWKACTVGHVTASALVIDPARGRVLLTLHKKLRMWLQMGGHCEPGDPTLAAAALREATEESGVPGLTLLPGGPVRLDRHPIPGPCTQHLDVQYAALAPQDAVEAISDESLDLRWFAYDEVAEVADESVVRLLEATRARL, encoded by the coding sequence GTGAGCCTTCACGACGACGCGGTCCTCGTACTGAAGGGCTACGAGGACGCGACCCAGGAAGAGCTGCGCCAGTACTACCTGGACCATCTCGCCGCCCACGCCGATGACGGCATGTGGAAGGCCTGCACGGTCGGCCATGTGACGGCCAGCGCGCTGGTCATCGACCCCGCGCGCGGGCGCGTGCTCCTGACCCTGCACAAGAAGCTGCGGATGTGGCTCCAGATGGGCGGCCACTGCGAGCCGGGTGACCCGACGCTGGCCGCGGCCGCGCTGCGCGAGGCCACCGAGGAGTCCGGCGTGCCGGGCCTGACGCTTCTCCCTGGCGGCCCCGTCCGCCTGGACCGGCACCCGATCCCGGGACCCTGCACGCAGCACCTCGACGTGCAGTACGCGGCGCTGGCCCCGCAGGACGCCGTCGAGGCGATCAGCGACGAGTCACTGGACCTGCGCTGGTTCGCGTACGACGAGGTCGCGGAGGTGGCCGACGAGTCGGTGGTGCGCCTGCTGGAAGCAACAAGGGCGCGGCTCTAA
- a CDS encoding AIM24 family protein, translating into MNQQLAGFAPAPVAARMENHGNHMLKVAMQSGNDLLARVGSMVAYEGFVTYEPNPPAVRQIAKEWMTGEGAPLMKCSGDGLLYLADYGADVVVINLAGDSLSVNGTNLLAFDTSLQWGVERVKGMAKFAGQGLWNIKISGQGWVALTSRGTPIVVDCGRGEDETYVDPDALIAWSPNLKVKGKRSFKAGSLIGRGSGEAYQMGFSGEGIVVVQPSEDSTDRLRARG; encoded by the coding sequence ATGAATCAGCAACTCGCGGGCTTTGCCCCGGCGCCAGTCGCCGCCCGTATGGAGAACCATGGCAACCACATGCTCAAGGTGGCCATGCAGAGCGGAAACGACCTCCTCGCGCGCGTGGGGTCGATGGTCGCCTACGAAGGGTTCGTCACGTACGAGCCCAATCCTCCCGCGGTCCGCCAGATCGCCAAGGAGTGGATGACCGGCGAGGGCGCACCTCTGATGAAGTGCTCCGGAGACGGCCTGCTCTATCTCGCCGACTACGGAGCCGATGTCGTCGTCATCAACCTGGCGGGCGACTCGCTCTCGGTGAACGGCACGAACCTCCTCGCCTTCGACACGTCCCTCCAGTGGGGCGTCGAGCGGGTCAAGGGGATGGCCAAGTTCGCCGGGCAGGGCCTGTGGAACATCAAGATCTCCGGTCAGGGCTGGGTGGCGCTGACCTCCCGCGGCACCCCGATCGTCGTCGACTGCGGCCGCGGCGAGGACGAGACGTACGTCGACCCCGACGCCCTGATCGCCTGGTCCCCGAACCTCAAGGTCAAGGGCAAGCGCAGCTTCAAGGCCGGTTCGCTCATCGGGCGCGGCAGCGGTGAGGCCTACCAGATGGGCTTCTCCGGGGAGGGCATCGTCGTCGTACAGCCCAGCGAGGACAGCACCGACCGTCTCCGAGCTCGGGGCTGA
- a CDS encoding ABC1 kinase family protein — MSDLPRKAVTRTAKLAALPLGFAGRATWGLGKRIGGKSAEIVGRELQQRTAEQLFKVLGELKGGAMKFGQALSVFESALPEEVAGPYRAALTKLQEAAPPMPTRTVHAVLAERLGEDWRELFLEFEDKPAAAASIGQVHRAVWQDGREVAVKVQYPGAGEALLSDLNQLSRFARLLGPLIPGMDIKPLIAELRDRVSEELDYSLEAQAQHAHAEEFADDPDVVVPDVVHQCEQVLVTEWIDGVPLSDVIADGTQEQRDRAGQLLARFLFSGPARTGLLHADPHPGNFRLLPDEKDGWRLGVLDFGTVDRLPGGLPPTIGRSLRMTLDGEADAVYEMLREEDFVQESVELEPDAVLDYLLPIIEPMLVEEFTFTRGWMRGQAARVADPRSPAYQLGKRLNLPPSYLLIHRVTLSTIGVLCQLGATVRMRDELEEWLPGFMEEGLEELESEELEADDPAAGA; from the coding sequence ATGTCTGATCTTCCCCGGAAGGCGGTAACCCGTACCGCCAAGCTGGCCGCGCTGCCACTCGGCTTCGCCGGGCGGGCGACCTGGGGTCTCGGCAAGCGGATCGGGGGCAAGTCGGCGGAGATCGTCGGCCGTGAGCTGCAACAGCGCACGGCGGAGCAGCTGTTCAAGGTGCTCGGCGAGCTCAAGGGCGGGGCCATGAAGTTCGGCCAGGCGCTGTCGGTCTTCGAGTCGGCGCTGCCCGAGGAGGTCGCGGGCCCCTATCGCGCCGCGCTGACGAAGCTGCAGGAAGCGGCGCCGCCGATGCCGACGCGCACCGTGCACGCCGTGCTCGCGGAACGGCTCGGCGAGGACTGGCGCGAGCTGTTCCTGGAGTTCGAGGACAAGCCGGCCGCCGCCGCGTCGATCGGACAGGTCCACCGGGCGGTGTGGCAGGACGGGCGCGAGGTCGCGGTCAAGGTGCAGTATCCGGGGGCGGGCGAGGCGCTGCTCTCCGACCTGAACCAACTGAGCCGGTTCGCCCGGCTCCTGGGGCCGCTGATCCCGGGGATGGACATCAAGCCGCTCATCGCGGAGCTGCGCGACCGGGTCTCCGAGGAGCTCGACTACAGCCTGGAGGCCCAGGCGCAGCACGCGCACGCCGAGGAGTTCGCGGACGACCCGGATGTCGTGGTGCCCGATGTGGTGCACCAGTGCGAGCAGGTTCTGGTGACCGAGTGGATCGACGGGGTGCCGCTGTCGGACGTGATCGCGGACGGCACGCAGGAACAGCGGGACCGGGCGGGACAGCTCCTCGCCCGTTTCCTCTTCTCGGGTCCGGCACGCACCGGCCTGCTGCATGCCGACCCGCATCCGGGCAACTTCCGTCTGCTGCCGGACGAGAAGGACGGCTGGCGGCTCGGGGTCCTGGACTTCGGCACGGTGGACCGGTTGCCCGGCGGGCTGCCCCCGACCATCGGGCGCTCCCTGCGGATGACGCTCGACGGCGAGGCCGACGCGGTCTACGAGATGTTGCGCGAGGAGGACTTCGTCCAGGAGTCCGTCGAGCTCGAACCGGACGCGGTCCTCGACTATCTGCTGCCGATCATCGAACCCATGCTGGTGGAGGAGTTCACCTTCACCCGGGGCTGGATGCGCGGCCAGGCGGCTCGGGTGGCCGATCCACGCTCCCCCGCCTATCAGTTGGGCAAGCGGCTGAACCTCCCGCCGTCGTATCTGCTGATACACCGTGTGACGTTGAGCACGATCGGGGTGCTCTGTCAGCTCGGGGCGACGGTGCGGATGCGGGACGAGCTCGAGGAGTGGCTGCCGGGCTTCATGGAGGAGGGGCTCGAGGAGCTGGAGTCCGAGGAGCTGGAGGCGGACGATCCCGCGGCCGGGGCCTGA
- a CDS encoding M48 metallopeptidase family protein, translating into MPADPLHRAGNPQRSTTSPPSPGSGASAVEVRRSARRRRTVSAYREGDRTVVLIPARMSEAEEQRWVNVMLDKLAAQESKRVLGDAELSERAERLSEQYFDGRARPTSVRWVTNQNTRWGSCTPSEGSIRLSHRLQGMPEYVVDYVLVHELAHLLVPGHGPNFWQLLEAYPRTERARGYLEGVVAADRLPHLPAARDE; encoded by the coding sequence GTGCCCGCCGACCCACTGCACCGCGCCGGAAACCCACAGCGCAGCACGACCAGCCCGCCGTCACCCGGCTCGGGGGCGAGCGCGGTCGAGGTCAGACGGAGCGCCCGCCGGCGCAGAACGGTCTCCGCGTACCGAGAGGGCGATCGCACCGTCGTGCTCATCCCCGCCCGCATGTCCGAGGCCGAGGAACAGCGCTGGGTCAACGTCATGCTCGACAAGCTCGCGGCCCAGGAGAGCAAGCGGGTCCTGGGCGACGCGGAACTCTCCGAACGCGCCGAGCGTCTTTCCGAGCAGTACTTCGACGGCCGCGCCAGGCCCACGTCCGTTCGCTGGGTCACGAACCAGAACACCCGGTGGGGCTCGTGCACCCCGTCGGAGGGCAGCATCCGCCTTTCGCACCGGCTGCAGGGCATGCCCGAGTACGTCGTCGACTACGTCCTCGTCCACGAGCTCGCGCACCTCCTCGTCCCCGGGCACGGGCCCAACTTCTGGCAGCTCCTCGAGGCGTACCCCCGGACGGAGCGGGCTCGTGGGTACCTCGAAGGTGTGGTCGCGGCCGACCGGCTGCCCCATCTGCCCGCCGCCCGCGACGAGTGA
- a CDS encoding WhiB family transcriptional regulator has protein sequence MQLEAHAPSVPPSETLPPPAPTEDPTLTPLTALTALDDAIENLGVPVPCRAYDPEVFFAESPADVEYAKSLCRTCPLMEACLAGAKERREPWGVWGGELFVQGVVVARKRPRGRPRKNPVAA, from the coding sequence GTGCAACTCGAAGCGCACGCCCCGTCCGTACCGCCTTCAGAGACTCTCCCCCCGCCCGCTCCCACGGAGGACCCGACCTTGACTCCCCTGACCGCGCTCACCGCGCTCGACGACGCCATCGAGAACCTCGGCGTACCCGTCCCCTGCCGTGCCTACGACCCGGAGGTCTTCTTCGCCGAGTCGCCGGCGGACGTCGAGTACGCCAAGTCCCTCTGCCGTACCTGCCCGCTGATGGAGGCCTGCCTGGCCGGCGCCAAGGAGCGGCGTGAGCCGTGGGGCGTCTGGGGCGGCGAGCTCTTCGTCCAGGGTGTGGTCGTTGCCCGCAAGCGGCCGCGTGGCCGTCCGCGCAAGAACCCGGTAGCGGCATGA